The Phycisphaerae bacterium genome contains the following window.
TCATGTGCATCTGCGACCGTCCCAACGAGGTGTTGACCTTGGCGGGCAAGAAGGGCTAATACATGCGACGGCCGGTGGTCACCGCAACAATGCTTACCGACCTTCTTAAAGAGGGAAAAGCGATCACGCTGCAGAGAGAGTCGCTTCTCACCCCGGCAGCCAGAGACTGGCTCAAGGACCACCCCGTCCCAGTGACCTGGACCGAGCGTCCAGACGAAAAACACCGCCTGGGCGTGGTCATGGAGCCCAAGCTGCCCGAAATGCGGACCGTCCGAACCATGCTCGATCGCGCCGGCGGCCTGTCCGAGATCATCGAACCGGCGGCCGGACGCGGCGGACTGAGTGCCGCCACGCGACGATTGTGCGCCATGGTCTCCCGCCAGCAGGTGGCCAAGGGCGTCGTCCTTGCCCAGGACGGGGCCGTACCCGTGTGCGTGGCCAACAAACACACCGGCATCCGCGCCGCCCTCGGCGTCAACGTGCCGATGGTCGAGGAGGCCTGCCGCGAACTGGGAATCAACGTGCTGGTACTCGAATACCCGGCCCAGACCCCCTACCAGATGCGGCAGATGATCGAACGGTTCCTGGCCGGCCCAACGACCGCCCAGGCGGAAATCGACGCCATCATCTCCGACCTTGAACAAGGAGGCGGCCGTGCGGATTGGTGAGGTCATCGGCAAGGTCACCCTCTGCGTGGCCGACAAGAAGTTGATCGGCGGCCGACTGCTGATCGTCGAGCCCTACGATCCCGACGTGCTCGCCACCGGGGCACCCAGCAGAGCCGAGCCCGTGGTCGTCTACGATCAGCTCGGCGCCGGCCTGGGACAGAAGGTCGGCTTCAGCGAGGGCCGCGAGGCAGCCATGCCGTTCCACCCCGATCCCGTGGCCATCGACGCCTACTTGGCGTGCCTGCTGGACGAAATCACGTACGAGGGAAACCAGAGTTGAAAACGGAGCAGTAAAACAGAATTCGGTCCCCCCCGGGCAAGCACGCCCGGACGGTACTGGCTCAAAGCCGACAGCTGATCTGATCGCTTATTCGAGGTTTCAATCATGGTCAACGAGTTCAAACTGAAACAGGAAATCTGCGAGGTCGGACGCAAGATCTACACCAAGGGCTTCGCCGCGGCCAACGACGGCAACATCTCCTGCCGAATCGATAAGAACACCGTCCTGTGCACGCCGACGATGGTCTCCAAGGGCTTCCTCAAGCCGGATGATATCTGCACCGTCCAGATGGACGGCAAACAGATCGCCGGACGCAAGAAGCGAACCAGCGAGGTACTCCTGCACCTGGAAATCTATAAGCAGGCCCCCGAGGTCAACGCCGTCGTCCACTGCCACCCCCCCCACGCAACCGCCTTCTCGGTGGCCGGCGAGACCATTCCTTCATGCATCCTCCCGGAAGTCGAGGTCTTCTTGGGCACCATCCCGACCACCGCCTACGAAACACCCGGGGCCCAAGACTTCGCCAACACCATCCTCCCCTTCGTCACCAAATCCAAGATCGCTGTCCTCAAGAACCACGGCACGGTATCCTGGGGCGAGACCGTCGACCGGGCCTACTGGTGGACCGAAATCCTCGACGCCTACTGCAGAATCCTCCTCCTGGCCAAACAGATCGGCCGGGTCGAGCGAATCAGCGAACCCAAGGTCGAAGAACTCCTCGACCTCAAAGAACGGTTCGGCATCGGCGTCGATCCCCGTCGGCTGCAAAACGCCGACCTGTGCGTGAACACCGACTTCGGGCGAGGTTACGGCCAGGCGAGCTGCTGCTCAAAACCACCCGACGCCACGATGGAAGCGGCCGCCTCCGGCCCTTGGTCCGATGCAGATATGGAAAAGATCGTCCAGGAGATCACCGATCGGATCATGGCCGCCGCAAAGTGAAAGCCATCCTCCGGTAACCGTCGAGGAGATACACCATGCACACCAGAGAATCGAGAACGGCCCCTGATCGAAGCAGGAGAACCTGCTCCCGGTGCCTGGCCGGCATGGCCGCCGGAGCCCTGGTCACCACCGCCCTCCTGACCACCGGATGCCAGGACCCCAACGACTGGTGGGAATTCCGCGTGGTTCACGACGTGCAGGTCGACATGCCCCCAATCACCGGCCAGGAACGGATCGGCCTGAACCGATCCGGACCCGCCGAGCCCCTCCAGGTCCGATCCGGCGGCAGCCAGGTCATGTTCGTCGGCTCACGCGTGCACGACGACCCCAAGGAGTACAACGACGAGTGGTTCCGTACCTTCGTGATCGTCCTTGACCAGCCACTCAAGACAGGCAAGTTCAAGGTCACCCCGGAGAACGGCCGGTTCATCGCCTCAACCGCCTGGTC
Protein-coding sequences here:
- a CDS encoding RpiB/LacA/LacB family sugar-phosphate isomerase; translation: MRRPVVTATMLTDLLKEGKAITLQRESLLTPAARDWLKDHPVPVTWTERPDEKHRLGVVMEPKLPEMRTVRTMLDRAGGLSEIIEPAAGRGGLSAATRRLCAMVSRQQVAKGVVLAQDGAVPVCVANKHTGIRAALGVNVPMVEEACRELGINVLVLEYPAQTPYQMRQMIERFLAGPTTAQAEIDAIISDLEQGGGRADW
- a CDS encoding EutN/CcmL family microcompartment protein produces the protein MRIGEVIGKVTLCVADKKLIGGRLLIVEPYDPDVLATGAPSRAEPVVVYDQLGAGLGQKVGFSEGREAAMPFHPDPVAIDAYLACLLDEITYEGNQS
- a CDS encoding class II aldolase/adducin family protein yields the protein MVNEFKLKQEICEVGRKIYTKGFAAANDGNISCRIDKNTVLCTPTMVSKGFLKPDDICTVQMDGKQIAGRKKRTSEVLLHLEIYKQAPEVNAVVHCHPPHATAFSVAGETIPSCILPEVEVFLGTIPTTAYETPGAQDFANTILPFVTKSKIAVLKNHGTVSWGETVDRAYWWTEILDAYCRILLLAKQIGRVERISEPKVEELLDLKERFGIGVDPRRLQNADLCVNTDFGRGYGQASCCSKPPDATMEAAASGPWSDADMEKIVQEITDRIMAAAK